One segment of Corynebacterium atrinae DNA contains the following:
- a CDS encoding acyl-CoA carboxylase subunit beta: MTENSTATKLADLRARLDKAQDPGSERAREKRDAAGRTTPRQRINALLDEGSFVEVGALAKTPGDPSAIYSDGVVTGYGMIDGRPVAIYAHDKTVYGGSVGVAFGRKVVEVMDMAIKIGCPVIGIQDSGGARIQDAVTSLAMYSEISRRQMPLSGRSPQISIMLGKSAGGAVYAPVTTDFVIAVDGETEMYVTGPAVIREVTGEDITSAELGGARQQELNGNISAVVESEDEAFEFVRDLLDHLPTSCFDAAPVFAAPTDEDVAEAPELDLFMPDDSNAGYDMLDLLGHLGDDDNLVEIQANYAPNLITAFGRIDGRAVGFIANNPMHFAGCIDADAADKGARFVRICDAYNIPLVFVVDTPGYLPGVEQEKAGLIHRGAKLAFALVESTVPKVTLIVRKAYGGAYAVMGSKNLSGDINLAWPTAQIAVMGSAAAVVMIQGKQLAAAPPEQRDYLKKIFMDFYDENMTSPYVAAERGYIDAMIQPTETRLALRRALRQLSTKEEYDLPKKHNIMPM; the protein is encoded by the coding sequence GTGACTGAGAACTCCACGGCGACTAAGCTCGCCGACCTTCGCGCCCGGCTCGACAAAGCCCAAGATCCGGGCAGCGAACGCGCCCGGGAAAAGCGCGATGCCGCGGGTCGAACGACCCCCCGGCAGCGCATCAACGCGCTTCTCGACGAAGGCAGCTTCGTTGAGGTCGGCGCCCTCGCCAAAACGCCCGGCGATCCCTCCGCGATCTACTCCGACGGCGTAGTCACCGGCTACGGAATGATCGACGGTCGACCCGTCGCCATCTACGCCCACGACAAAACCGTCTACGGCGGCTCCGTCGGCGTGGCCTTTGGCCGCAAGGTCGTCGAGGTCATGGACATGGCGATCAAGATAGGTTGCCCGGTCATCGGCATCCAAGACTCCGGCGGCGCCCGCATCCAAGACGCCGTGACATCGCTAGCGATGTACTCCGAAATCTCCCGCCGCCAAATGCCCCTTTCTGGACGCAGCCCACAGATCTCCATCATGTTGGGTAAGTCCGCCGGTGGTGCCGTGTACGCTCCCGTGACCACTGACTTCGTCATCGCAGTTGACGGCGAAACCGAGATGTACGTCACCGGCCCCGCCGTGATCCGCGAGGTCACCGGCGAGGACATCACCTCCGCCGAACTCGGCGGCGCCCGCCAGCAGGAACTCAACGGCAACATTTCCGCGGTCGTCGAAAGTGAGGACGAGGCCTTCGAATTCGTCCGCGACCTCCTCGACCACCTCCCCACCTCCTGCTTCGATGCCGCCCCCGTCTTCGCGGCCCCCACCGATGAGGACGTCGCCGAGGCCCCCGAGCTCGACCTGTTCATGCCCGACGATTCCAACGCCGGCTACGACATGCTCGACTTGCTCGGCCACCTCGGCGACGATGACAACCTGGTGGAAATTCAGGCCAACTACGCGCCCAACCTCATCACGGCATTCGGGCGTATCGATGGCCGAGCCGTCGGCTTCATCGCCAACAACCCCATGCACTTCGCTGGTTGCATCGACGCCGACGCCGCCGATAAGGGTGCCCGATTTGTCCGCATCTGCGACGCCTACAACATCCCGCTGGTGTTCGTCGTCGATACTCCCGGCTACTTGCCTGGCGTGGAGCAGGAGAAAGCCGGACTCATTCACCGCGGTGCCAAGCTGGCCTTCGCTCTCGTCGAATCGACCGTGCCGAAGGTCACCCTCATCGTTCGTAAGGCCTACGGCGGTGCTTACGCCGTCATGGGTTCCAAGAACCTCTCTGGTGACATCAACCTCGCCTGGCCGACCGCCCAGATCGCTGTCATGGGCTCCGCCGCCGCTGTGGTTATGATCCAGGGCAAGCAGCTTGCTGCCGCTCCTCCCGAGCAACGCGACTACTTGAAGAAGATCTTCATGGACTTCTACGACGAGAACATGACCAGTCCTTATGTTGCCGCGGAGCGTGGCTACATTGACGCCATGATCCAGCCGACTGAAACTCGACTGGCTTTGCGTCGCGCCCTGCGGCAATTGTCCACCAAGGAAGAGTACGACCTGCCGAAGAAGCACAACATCATGCCCATGTAG
- a CDS encoding HNH endonuclease signature motif containing protein, which translates to MSSDIFYPGKALPLTLEIGFSMVEAHLKEAAAGPQHYFAVSSPHDPVARRGTQIRQEDHKLWQSVLPNGDEDIDIVLAKLRRSLGRGDHYLMSAISAHQRLNELPKLKEIQEEYFHLDLVRLKTIDGVLCKADTTITEHLDLIDTELAEFLTPTRTNQILPTPGKIKQRLNAIITMLDESISSEDPAPQPVDSVSISFDDGRGFLHADLDGVVAQEIDLRIRKHAIAHGISQADAFVALMRGEGSTNVTLNIYRASDIPNAPAWVSGVGYLTAKQTEDLLNRVDVEIDLDAIAQKVSSAYATPSDIRSLVIGLDGTCAVGGCDAPAHRAQMDHRINHADGGPTTAANLAALCVKHHAMKTDRRVTYVMDPVTRRKYFLFDDGSWAESEGDGPLAPSERRWLQTVSQRITKRRARIRSESQAQKREQGEPEKPPPPHERPSCSEWGRPLDSRET; encoded by the coding sequence ATGAGCAGTGACATTTTCTACCCAGGCAAAGCGCTACCACTCACGCTTGAGATTGGCTTTTCCATGGTGGAGGCGCACCTGAAAGAGGCAGCCGCCGGCCCCCAGCACTACTTCGCGGTCAGCTCACCTCATGACCCAGTAGCCCGGCGGGGAACACAGATACGCCAAGAAGACCACAAACTCTGGCAATCAGTCCTCCCCAATGGTGATGAGGACATTGACATCGTCCTCGCTAAGCTACGGCGTTCTCTGGGGCGTGGGGATCACTACCTCATGTCCGCGATCAGCGCCCACCAACGGCTTAACGAGCTGCCGAAGTTGAAGGAGATTCAGGAGGAGTACTTCCACCTCGACCTTGTCCGCTTGAAGACGATTGACGGTGTGTTGTGTAAAGCAGACACCACCATCACCGAACACCTCGACCTCATCGATACCGAACTAGCAGAATTCCTCACCCCTACTCGTACTAATCAGATCCTTCCCACACCAGGAAAGATCAAACAGCGCCTTAATGCGATCATCACCATGCTCGATGAGTCGATCTCCTCCGAGGATCCCGCCCCACAACCGGTTGATAGTGTCTCGATCTCCTTCGACGACGGCCGGGGCTTCCTGCATGCTGATCTCGATGGGGTCGTCGCCCAAGAAATCGACCTTCGTATCCGCAAGCACGCCATCGCCCATGGGATCAGTCAGGCAGACGCCTTCGTGGCCTTGATGAGGGGTGAGGGGTCAACGAATGTCACCCTCAACATCTACCGAGCATCCGATATCCCGAATGCCCCAGCATGGGTCTCCGGGGTCGGGTACCTCACCGCAAAGCAGACCGAAGATCTGCTTAACCGGGTTGATGTGGAGATTGATCTCGATGCGATTGCTCAGAAAGTCTCGTCTGCGTATGCCACCCCCTCAGATATCCGCTCCCTCGTCATCGGCCTTGATGGGACGTGTGCAGTCGGTGGGTGTGATGCCCCTGCTCATCGAGCACAGATGGATCACCGGATCAATCACGCCGATGGCGGGCCCACCACAGCAGCGAATTTGGCGGCGTTGTGTGTGAAGCATCATGCGATGAAGACAGACCGCCGGGTGACGTATGTCATGGATCCGGTGACGAGGCGGAAGTACTTCTTGTTTGATGACGGGTCCTGGGCGGAGTCCGAAGGTGATGGGCCACTAGCCCCCAGCGAAAGACGGTGGTTGCAGACGGTGTCCCAGCGGATTACGAAGCGCAGGGCGAGGATTAGGTCGGAGTCCCAAGCACAAAAGAGAGAACAAGGCGAACCGGAGAAACCACCACCGCCCCACGAACGCCCTAGCTGCTCCGAATGGGGACGCCCCCTTGACAGCCGGGAGACCTAG